From a region of the Panicum virgatum strain AP13 chromosome 2K, P.virgatum_v5, whole genome shotgun sequence genome:
- the LOC120663208 gene encoding uncharacterized protein LOC120663208 isoform X2 encodes MGSDGDERGSAAASARKPRKRQLVIESSDSEADEYCISTRQNAGAAASVGNAGAGGRGDDDQLVEKAVNVSSEKVSDVKSTDGEGSEKNKEAELEKSSPQPVAKKIRVEAVHGSGSGSSGGASKGGTGGKMLPRGLPTWRFEKPEVRGGRVLDDKGEVDMKASSVSNVKGQVSSLDDKRRRVELQKHEKRTPLKTDQGNSVDSGQQEVIRLQGKGGVLRILPKNDKLVRDMGDDKTLSKKTKVDGETGDGKNLPTNIKADERTGDGRIPTKRGVLKLLPKNNGMVKETNDGKLLPKNKVNGETGDARILMKNSRVDKESSDGKIITNKTKLDGEFSGHKMPMQNSTMGLETAAEKFHPRSSKADGETNKSYKGYKEKSGALAEFQKQDSNGEKRVMGKLVSPIMLRKSDPSIVGVSLGQSMKQQNSKQQQKNSSLNHHQASLSQKDENTKSSEHKNMKKRLLEHKGLPGNLSKKAKSEANDLQGTSGPVINKLEMKKPRGGPVNKLKQDVRNQIKRLLLDNGWKIELRQRKNKDYEDSVYVSPEGTGYWSITKAYAVYQEQFQNPHDENHMGCSSELNNIIPKDDLAMLKKNIVRRRTNKEIYGTKKKPGGSKSRGSKDILAKKISRNKQRNRDDGVKTNHRRCGLLVRGGTHNMENNMDGYIPYEWKRTVYSWMIDLEVISEDTEVKYMNNKRTRAMLEGKITRKGIFCGCCSKILTAAKFEIHAGSKEKQPYKNIFLKDGRVSLLQCLHDAWEKHAQYEKKGFYKIDLGEDQHDDTCAICGDGGNLLCCDHCASTFHLDCLGIKMPRGDWYCRSCLCRFCGSAQEKTSSSPELLSCLQCSRKYHQACSPGTESDSICTKPSTLVDCFCSPGCRKVYRRLKKLLGTKNDIEAGFSWSLVRCFATCHAIPPKNKAQSVHCNSKTALAFTVMDECFEPHIDERSGINMIHNVVYNCGSDVSRLDFSGFYTFILEQGDEVISAASIRIHGTDLAEMPFIGTRGMYRHQGMCRRLLSGIESALCSLNVRKLVISAVPEMENTWTAVFGFKPVEPSKKQRIKSLNLLIINGTGLLEKRLLPTGTVDGQTTAKPANAVGSDKADAKIFGEASGSMTPVHVSHEFVVVNDLEIKCHESPRPLNRNPAGLTSDQRPAAEENDVKRTLERTSRVSVGDNKLHTLPGINCGDDMLLKAGADNTQEGKCGEINGQFITENTVAEQKCQDKSNSSRSNSHATPVSVDPCSCLSTEVGKSENCPSTELSVGAAPIIGKTESNLTSNSPSVHCANQEHEKSCAAPVDTNRPLATMDEKPDNHELKTGVADGYLQSSMEAKSLEDTINIVNGTSIAYIDKDTSEDHSASDSGLSVKGSVQKPEIIEDKVGSFLPDLKHPSCQDSLEKLTGSKSLTSDMIDTDDVAIKVGMTVESCNEAGMSAPILDISNAVCKVVIKPTQTCGDGQLCGEDVICSNNRESDLASREPVNA; translated from the exons atGGGTTCGGATGGGGATGAGCGCGGctcggcggctgcgtcggcgAGGAAGCCGCGGAAGAGGCAGCTGGTGATTGAGTCCAGCGACTCCGAGGCCGACGAGTACTGCATCTCGACGCGGCAGAAtgctggcgccgccgcgtccgtggGCAATGCTGGTGCTGGTGGTCGAGGTGATGATGATCAGTTGGTGGAGAAAGCCGTGAATGTTAGTTCTGAGAAGGTTTCAGATGTTAAGTCCACTGATGGAGAGGGTTCAGAGAAGAACAAGGAAGCTGAGCTTGAGAAGAGCAGTCCACAGCCTGTTGCCAAGAAGATCAGAGTCGAGGCCGTCCATGGTAGTGGCAGTGGAAGCAGTGGAGGTGCATCTAAGGGTGGAACTGGTGGGAAAATGCTGCCCCGGGGGCTCCCGACATGGCGGTTTGAGAAGCCGGAGGTAAGGGGAGGGCGAGTTCTTGATGATAAAGGTGAGGTGGATATGAAGGCAAGCAGTGTTTCGAATGTGAAAGGGCAGGTATCGAGTTTGGATGACAAGAGGAGGCGGGTGGAGCTGCAGAAACATGAAAAACGGACACCATTGAAGACTGACCAGGGCAATTCTGTTGATTCTGGCCAGCAGGAGGTTATTAGATTGCAGGGAAAAGGGGGTGTTTTAAGGATATTGCCGAAGAATGATAAGTTGGTCAGGGATATGGGTGATGACAAGACTCTGTCAAAGAAAACTAAGGTAGATGGGGAGACTGGCGATGGCAAGAATCTGCCGACGAACATTAAGGCGGATGAGAGGACTGGTGATGGTAGGATACCAACAAAGAGAGGTGTTTTAAAGCTCCTGCCGAAGAATAATGGCATGGTGAAGGAGACTAATGATGGCAAGCTTCTGCCGAAGAACAAGGTGAATGGGGAAACTGGGGATGCCAGGATACTGATGAAGAACTCCAGGGTGGATAAGGAGTCCAGTGATGGAAAGATTATAACAAATAAAACTAAGTTGGATGGAGAGTTTAGTGGTCACAAGATGCCTATGCAGAACTCTACCATGGGCTTGGAAACTGCTGCTGAGAAGTTTCATCCCAGGAGCAGTAAGGCAGATGGTGAAACCAACAAGAGCTATAAAGGATATAAGGAGAAAAGTGGTGCCCTTGCAGAGTTTCAGAAGCAGGATTCAAATGGTGAGAAGAGAGTTATGGGTAAGCTAGTCTCTCCCATCATGTTGAGGAAAAGTGATCCAAGCATAGTGGGAGTTTCTTTGGGCCAGAGTATGAAACAACAAAATTCAAAGCAACAGCAAAAGAACTCCTCACTAAACCATCATCAGGCTTCTCTGAGTCAGAAAGATGAGAACACCAAATCAAGTGAACATAAGAATATGAAAAAGAGATTGCTAGAGCATAAAGGGCTGCCGGGAAATTTATCAAAGAAGGCGAAATCAGAAGCCAATGATCTGCAAGGCACATCTGGCCCTGTGATCAACAAGCTGGAAATGAAGAAGCCAAGGGGAGGACCTGTCAACAAACTCAAGCAGGATGTCAGGAACCAGATAAAACGCTTGCTTTTAGATAATGGATGGAAAATTGAACTAAGACAGAGGAAAAATAAAGATTATGAAGATTCTGTCTATGTTTCACCTGAAGGGACTGGTTATTGGTCAATCACTAAGGCTTATGCAGTTTACCAAGAGCAGTTTCAAAATCCACACGATGAAAATCATATGGGCTGCTCGTCTGAACTTAATAATATTATACCAAAGGATGATCTAGCAATGCTAAAAAAGAACATAGTTAGGAGAAGGACGAATAAAGAGATTTATGGTACTAAAAAGAAACCTGGGGGCAGCAAAAGCAGAGGCTCAAAAGATATCCTTGCTAAAAAAATTTCTAGAAACAAGCAACGGAACAGGGATGATGGGGTAAAAACCAATCATCGGAGATGTGGGCTTCTTGTCCGTGGGGGTACTCATAATATGGAAAATAACATGGATGGCTATATTCCATATGAATGGAAGCGGACagtatattcatggatgatagATCTGGAGGTTATTTCTGAAGACACAGAGGTCAAATACATGAACAATAAGAGAACAAGGGCAATGTTGGAGGGTAAAATTACCAGGAAGGGTATATTCTGTGGATGCTGTTCCAAGATTCTCACAGCCGCGAAGTTTGAAATTCATGCTGGTTCGAAAGAGAAGCAGCCCTACAAGAACATCTTTCTAAAAGATGGTAGGGTTTCTTTGTTGCAATGTTTACATGATGCATGGGAGAAGCATGCACAGTATGAAAAGAAAGGATTCTACAAGATAGATCTTGGTGAGGATCAACATGATGACACTTGTGCTATTTGTGGGGATGGTGGTAATTTGCTGTGCTGCGATCACTGTGCCTCAACTTTTCACTTGGATTGTTTGGGAATTAAG ATGCCTCGTGGAGATTGGTACTGTCGTAGCTGTTTATGTAGGTTCTGTGGCTCTGCCCAAGAAAAGACATCATCTTCTCCTGAATTACTTTCTTGCTTGCAATGTTCAAGGAAAT ATCACCAAGCTTGTTCACCTGGAACAGAGAGTGACTCCATTTGTACCAAACCCAGTACTTTGGTTGATTGCTTTTGCAGTCCAGGATGCAGAAAG GTTTATAGACGACTAAAAAAGCTTCTTGGGACAAAGAATGACATAGAGGCTGGATTTTCGTGGAGTCTGGTTCGCTGTTTTGCTACCTGTCATGCCATACCCCCAAAAAATAAAGCACAGTCTGTCCATTGCAACTCCAAGACAGCCCTTGCTTTCACAGTTATGGATGAGTGTTTTGAGCCACACATTGATGAGAGAAGTGGAATTAATATGATTCACAATGTTGTATATAACTGTGG GTCAGATGTCAGTCGTTTAGACTTTAGTGGCTTCTATACATTCATCCTGGAACAAGGTGACGAAGTAATATCCGCGGCATCTATAAG GATTCACGGAACTGATTTGGCAGAAATGCCATTCATAGGCACAAGAGGCATGTATAGGCACCAAGGGATGTGCCGTCGACTACTCAGTGGAATTGAATCG GCCCTTTGCTCTCTCAATGTTCGAAAGTTAGTAATATCTGCTGTGCCAGAAATGGAAAACACTTGGACAGCTGTTTTTGGTTTCAAGCCTGTTGAACCTTCCAAGAAACAAAGAATCAAGTCGCTAAATCTCTTGATTATCAATGGGACCGGTCTACTAGAGAAGAGGTTACTGCCAACTGGCACAGTTGATGGACAGACCACTGCCAAGCCAG CTAATGCTGTTGGATCTGACAAGGCAGATGCCAAAATTTTTGGTGAAGCAAGTGGATCTATGACACCTGTTCATGTTTCTCATGAATTTGTTGTCGTTAATGATCTTGAAATTAAGTGTCATGAGAGTCCTCGTCCTTTAAATAGAAACCCAGCAGGTTTGACATCTGACCAGCGTCCTGCTGCTGAAGAAAATGATGTAAAAAGAACTCTAGAAAGGACATCCAGAGTGTCTGTAGGAGATAATAAGTTGCATACACTTCCAGGAATTAATTGTGGAGATGACATGTTGTTGAAGGCTGGAGCAGACAACACTCAAGAAGGGAAATGCGGAGAAATAAATGGGCAATTTATTACTGAAAACACTGTTGCAGAACAGAAGTGTCAAGATAAATCAAATTCCAGTCGTTCAAATTCACATGCTACTCCGGTGTCCGTGGATCCATGTTCTTGTTTATCTACTGAGGTTGGGAAAAGTGAAAATTGTCCATCTACCGAACTTTCTGTTGGAGCTGCTCCCATAATAGGCAAAACTGAATCTAATCTGACATCCAATTCTCCATCTGTCCACTGTGCCAATCAGGAGCATGAAAAATCTTGTGCAGCTCCTGTTGACACTAACAGACCTTTAGCTACTATGGATGAAAAGCCTGATAACCATGAGCTGAAAACTGGGGTTGCTGATGGTTATCTTCAAAGCTCAATGGAAGCTAAAAGCTTGGAAGATACAATTAATATAGTTAATGGAACATCAATAGCCTATATAGATAAAGATACTAGTGAAGATCACAGTGCTTCTGACAGTGGATTATCAGTGAAGGGATCTGTTCAGAAACCAGAGATTATTGAGGACAAAGTTGGTTCATTTTTACCAGATTTGAAACATCCTAGTTGTCAAGATAGCTTGGAGAAATTGACTGGGTCAAAGTCACTTACAAGTGATATGATTGACACGGATGATGTGGCTATTAAAGTGGGAATGACAGTTGAGAGTTGCAATGAAGCAGGAATGTCAGCTCCTATCCTCGACATTTCAAATGCTGTTTGTAAAGTTGTGATTAAGCCTACTCAAACTTGTGGGGATGGTCAACTTTGTGGAGAGGATGTCATATGCAGTAATAACAGGGAAAGCGACCTAGCTTCTAGAGAACCTGTCAATGCATGA
- the LOC120663208 gene encoding uncharacterized protein LOC120663208 isoform X1, which produces MGSDGDERGSAAASARKPRKRQLVIESSDSEADEYCISTRQNAGAAASVGNAGAGGRGDDDQLVEKAVNVSSEKVSDVKSTDGEGSEKNKEAELEKSSPQPVAKKIRVEAVHGSGSGSSGGASKGGTGGKMLPRGLPTWRFEKPEVRGGRVLDDKGEVDMKASSVSNVKGQVSSLDDKRRRVELQKHEKRTPLKTDQGNSVDSGQQEVIRLQGKGGVLRILPKNDKLVRDMGDDKTLSKKTKVDGETGDGKNLPTNIKADERTGDGRIPTKRGVLKLLPKNNGMVKETNDGKLLPKNKVNGETGDARILMKNSRVDKESSDGKIITNKTKLDGEFSGHKMPMQNSTMGLETAAEKFHPRSSKADGETNKSYKGYKEKSGALAEFQKQDSNGEKRVMGKLVSPIMLRKSDPSIVGVSLGQSMKQQNSKQQQKNSSLNHHQASLSQKDENTKSSEHKNMKKRLLEHKGLPGNLSKKAKSEANDLQGTSGPVINKLEMKKPRGGPVNKLKQDVRNQIKRLLLDNGWKIELRQRKNKDYEDSVYVSPEGTGYWSITKAYAVYQEQFQNPHDENHMGCSSELNNIIPKDDLAMLKKNIVRRRTNKEIYGTKKKPGGSKSRGSKDILAKKISRNKQRNRDDGVKTNHRRCGLLVRGGTHNMENNMDGYIPYEWKRTVYSWMIDLEVISEDTEVKYMNNKRTRAMLEGKITRKGIFCGCCSKILTAAKFEIHAGSKEKQPYKNIFLKDGRVSLLQCLHDAWEKHAQYEKKGFYKIDLGEDQHDDTCAICGDGGNLLCCDHCASTFHLDCLGIKMPRGDWYCRSCLCRFCGSAQEKTSSSPELLSCLQCSRKYHQACSPGTESDSICTKPSTLVDCFCSPGCRKVYRRLKKLLGTKNDIEAGFSWSLVRCFATCHAIPPKNKAQSVHCNSKTALAFTVMDECFEPHIDERSGINMIHNVVYNCGSDVSRLDFSGFYTFILEQGDEVISAASIRIHGTDLAEMPFIGTRGMYRHQGMCRRLLSGIESALCSLNVRKLVISAVPEMENTWTAVFGFKPVEPSKKQRIKSLNLLIINGTGLLEKRLLPTGTVDGQTTAKPGSNAVGSDKADAKIFGEASGSMTPVHVSHEFVVVNDLEIKCHESPRPLNRNPAGLTSDQRPAAEENDVKRTLERTSRVSVGDNKLHTLPGINCGDDMLLKAGADNTQEGKCGEINGQFITENTVAEQKCQDKSNSSRSNSHATPVSVDPCSCLSTEVGKSENCPSTELSVGAAPIIGKTESNLTSNSPSVHCANQEHEKSCAAPVDTNRPLATMDEKPDNHELKTGVADGYLQSSMEAKSLEDTINIVNGTSIAYIDKDTSEDHSASDSGLSVKGSVQKPEIIEDKVGSFLPDLKHPSCQDSLEKLTGSKSLTSDMIDTDDVAIKVGMTVESCNEAGMSAPILDISNAVCKVVIKPTQTCGDGQLCGEDVICSNNRESDLASREPVNA; this is translated from the exons atGGGTTCGGATGGGGATGAGCGCGGctcggcggctgcgtcggcgAGGAAGCCGCGGAAGAGGCAGCTGGTGATTGAGTCCAGCGACTCCGAGGCCGACGAGTACTGCATCTCGACGCGGCAGAAtgctggcgccgccgcgtccgtggGCAATGCTGGTGCTGGTGGTCGAGGTGATGATGATCAGTTGGTGGAGAAAGCCGTGAATGTTAGTTCTGAGAAGGTTTCAGATGTTAAGTCCACTGATGGAGAGGGTTCAGAGAAGAACAAGGAAGCTGAGCTTGAGAAGAGCAGTCCACAGCCTGTTGCCAAGAAGATCAGAGTCGAGGCCGTCCATGGTAGTGGCAGTGGAAGCAGTGGAGGTGCATCTAAGGGTGGAACTGGTGGGAAAATGCTGCCCCGGGGGCTCCCGACATGGCGGTTTGAGAAGCCGGAGGTAAGGGGAGGGCGAGTTCTTGATGATAAAGGTGAGGTGGATATGAAGGCAAGCAGTGTTTCGAATGTGAAAGGGCAGGTATCGAGTTTGGATGACAAGAGGAGGCGGGTGGAGCTGCAGAAACATGAAAAACGGACACCATTGAAGACTGACCAGGGCAATTCTGTTGATTCTGGCCAGCAGGAGGTTATTAGATTGCAGGGAAAAGGGGGTGTTTTAAGGATATTGCCGAAGAATGATAAGTTGGTCAGGGATATGGGTGATGACAAGACTCTGTCAAAGAAAACTAAGGTAGATGGGGAGACTGGCGATGGCAAGAATCTGCCGACGAACATTAAGGCGGATGAGAGGACTGGTGATGGTAGGATACCAACAAAGAGAGGTGTTTTAAAGCTCCTGCCGAAGAATAATGGCATGGTGAAGGAGACTAATGATGGCAAGCTTCTGCCGAAGAACAAGGTGAATGGGGAAACTGGGGATGCCAGGATACTGATGAAGAACTCCAGGGTGGATAAGGAGTCCAGTGATGGAAAGATTATAACAAATAAAACTAAGTTGGATGGAGAGTTTAGTGGTCACAAGATGCCTATGCAGAACTCTACCATGGGCTTGGAAACTGCTGCTGAGAAGTTTCATCCCAGGAGCAGTAAGGCAGATGGTGAAACCAACAAGAGCTATAAAGGATATAAGGAGAAAAGTGGTGCCCTTGCAGAGTTTCAGAAGCAGGATTCAAATGGTGAGAAGAGAGTTATGGGTAAGCTAGTCTCTCCCATCATGTTGAGGAAAAGTGATCCAAGCATAGTGGGAGTTTCTTTGGGCCAGAGTATGAAACAACAAAATTCAAAGCAACAGCAAAAGAACTCCTCACTAAACCATCATCAGGCTTCTCTGAGTCAGAAAGATGAGAACACCAAATCAAGTGAACATAAGAATATGAAAAAGAGATTGCTAGAGCATAAAGGGCTGCCGGGAAATTTATCAAAGAAGGCGAAATCAGAAGCCAATGATCTGCAAGGCACATCTGGCCCTGTGATCAACAAGCTGGAAATGAAGAAGCCAAGGGGAGGACCTGTCAACAAACTCAAGCAGGATGTCAGGAACCAGATAAAACGCTTGCTTTTAGATAATGGATGGAAAATTGAACTAAGACAGAGGAAAAATAAAGATTATGAAGATTCTGTCTATGTTTCACCTGAAGGGACTGGTTATTGGTCAATCACTAAGGCTTATGCAGTTTACCAAGAGCAGTTTCAAAATCCACACGATGAAAATCATATGGGCTGCTCGTCTGAACTTAATAATATTATACCAAAGGATGATCTAGCAATGCTAAAAAAGAACATAGTTAGGAGAAGGACGAATAAAGAGATTTATGGTACTAAAAAGAAACCTGGGGGCAGCAAAAGCAGAGGCTCAAAAGATATCCTTGCTAAAAAAATTTCTAGAAACAAGCAACGGAACAGGGATGATGGGGTAAAAACCAATCATCGGAGATGTGGGCTTCTTGTCCGTGGGGGTACTCATAATATGGAAAATAACATGGATGGCTATATTCCATATGAATGGAAGCGGACagtatattcatggatgatagATCTGGAGGTTATTTCTGAAGACACAGAGGTCAAATACATGAACAATAAGAGAACAAGGGCAATGTTGGAGGGTAAAATTACCAGGAAGGGTATATTCTGTGGATGCTGTTCCAAGATTCTCACAGCCGCGAAGTTTGAAATTCATGCTGGTTCGAAAGAGAAGCAGCCCTACAAGAACATCTTTCTAAAAGATGGTAGGGTTTCTTTGTTGCAATGTTTACATGATGCATGGGAGAAGCATGCACAGTATGAAAAGAAAGGATTCTACAAGATAGATCTTGGTGAGGATCAACATGATGACACTTGTGCTATTTGTGGGGATGGTGGTAATTTGCTGTGCTGCGATCACTGTGCCTCAACTTTTCACTTGGATTGTTTGGGAATTAAG ATGCCTCGTGGAGATTGGTACTGTCGTAGCTGTTTATGTAGGTTCTGTGGCTCTGCCCAAGAAAAGACATCATCTTCTCCTGAATTACTTTCTTGCTTGCAATGTTCAAGGAAAT ATCACCAAGCTTGTTCACCTGGAACAGAGAGTGACTCCATTTGTACCAAACCCAGTACTTTGGTTGATTGCTTTTGCAGTCCAGGATGCAGAAAG GTTTATAGACGACTAAAAAAGCTTCTTGGGACAAAGAATGACATAGAGGCTGGATTTTCGTGGAGTCTGGTTCGCTGTTTTGCTACCTGTCATGCCATACCCCCAAAAAATAAAGCACAGTCTGTCCATTGCAACTCCAAGACAGCCCTTGCTTTCACAGTTATGGATGAGTGTTTTGAGCCACACATTGATGAGAGAAGTGGAATTAATATGATTCACAATGTTGTATATAACTGTGG GTCAGATGTCAGTCGTTTAGACTTTAGTGGCTTCTATACATTCATCCTGGAACAAGGTGACGAAGTAATATCCGCGGCATCTATAAG GATTCACGGAACTGATTTGGCAGAAATGCCATTCATAGGCACAAGAGGCATGTATAGGCACCAAGGGATGTGCCGTCGACTACTCAGTGGAATTGAATCG GCCCTTTGCTCTCTCAATGTTCGAAAGTTAGTAATATCTGCTGTGCCAGAAATGGAAAACACTTGGACAGCTGTTTTTGGTTTCAAGCCTGTTGAACCTTCCAAGAAACAAAGAATCAAGTCGCTAAATCTCTTGATTATCAATGGGACCGGTCTACTAGAGAAGAGGTTACTGCCAACTGGCACAGTTGATGGACAGACCACTGCCAAGCCAGGTT CTAATGCTGTTGGATCTGACAAGGCAGATGCCAAAATTTTTGGTGAAGCAAGTGGATCTATGACACCTGTTCATGTTTCTCATGAATTTGTTGTCGTTAATGATCTTGAAATTAAGTGTCATGAGAGTCCTCGTCCTTTAAATAGAAACCCAGCAGGTTTGACATCTGACCAGCGTCCTGCTGCTGAAGAAAATGATGTAAAAAGAACTCTAGAAAGGACATCCAGAGTGTCTGTAGGAGATAATAAGTTGCATACACTTCCAGGAATTAATTGTGGAGATGACATGTTGTTGAAGGCTGGAGCAGACAACACTCAAGAAGGGAAATGCGGAGAAATAAATGGGCAATTTATTACTGAAAACACTGTTGCAGAACAGAAGTGTCAAGATAAATCAAATTCCAGTCGTTCAAATTCACATGCTACTCCGGTGTCCGTGGATCCATGTTCTTGTTTATCTACTGAGGTTGGGAAAAGTGAAAATTGTCCATCTACCGAACTTTCTGTTGGAGCTGCTCCCATAATAGGCAAAACTGAATCTAATCTGACATCCAATTCTCCATCTGTCCACTGTGCCAATCAGGAGCATGAAAAATCTTGTGCAGCTCCTGTTGACACTAACAGACCTTTAGCTACTATGGATGAAAAGCCTGATAACCATGAGCTGAAAACTGGGGTTGCTGATGGTTATCTTCAAAGCTCAATGGAAGCTAAAAGCTTGGAAGATACAATTAATATAGTTAATGGAACATCAATAGCCTATATAGATAAAGATACTAGTGAAGATCACAGTGCTTCTGACAGTGGATTATCAGTGAAGGGATCTGTTCAGAAACCAGAGATTATTGAGGACAAAGTTGGTTCATTTTTACCAGATTTGAAACATCCTAGTTGTCAAGATAGCTTGGAGAAATTGACTGGGTCAAAGTCACTTACAAGTGATATGATTGACACGGATGATGTGGCTATTAAAGTGGGAATGACAGTTGAGAGTTGCAATGAAGCAGGAATGTCAGCTCCTATCCTCGACATTTCAAATGCTGTTTGTAAAGTTGTGATTAAGCCTACTCAAACTTGTGGGGATGGTCAACTTTGTGGAGAGGATGTCATATGCAGTAATAACAGGGAAAGCGACCTAGCTTCTAGAGAACCTGTCAATGCATGA
- the LOC120663334 gene encoding 40S ribosomal protein S18-like, whose protein sequence is MSLIAGEDFQHILRLLNTNVDGKQKIMFALTSIKGVGRRFSNIVCKKADIDMNKRAGELTPDELERLMTVVANPRQFKVPDWFLNRKKDYKDGRFSQVVSNALDMKLRDDLERLKKIRNHRGLRHYWGLRVRGQHTKTTGRRGKTVGVSKKR, encoded by the exons atg TCGCTGATCGCGGGGGAGGACTTCCAGCACATCCTGCGTCTGCTCAACACCAACGTGGATGGCAAGCAGAAGATCATGTTCGCGCTCACCTCCATCAAGGGTGTCGGCCGCCGCTTCTCCAACATCGTCTGCAAGAAGGCCGACATCGACATGAACAAGCG GGCTGGTGAGCTCACGCCAGATGAGCTTGAGCGCCTCATGACTGTGGTTGCCAACCCCCGCCAGTTCAAGGTGCCTGACTGGTTCCTTAACAGGAAGAAGGACTACAAGGATGGTAGGTTCTCCCAGGTTGTTTCTAACGCCCTCGACATGAAGCTCAGGGATGACCTTGAGAGGCTGAAGAAGATCAG GAACCACCGTGGTCTGCGTCACTACTGGGGCCTTCGTGTCCGTGGCCAGCACACCAAGACCACCGGAAGGCGTGGAAAGACTGTTGGTGTGTCGAAGAAGAGATAA